One part of the Alistipes onderdonkii genome encodes these proteins:
- a CDS encoding DUF4153 domain-containing protein: protein MKAKLGHYVQWLREGFLQMLRLHPVEAGLIALGCIGCLVAYETDSDDTLVRLALVPLAFAVALAFNNLAGLGPWRKVYWVCWAPFVPFALWGGLEEWLASEPSFITFGILAPLALLLCRRAVCNKRFVDDIMVWLRSGILAALFANVALGLFSAILFSTTYIFGLEGSWIEHVWIYALILFETFAGPVLFLMMYDRWAGAECRGTRILDVLLNYIVTPALLIYTAILCLYMVKILVTWSLPEGGVAYLVFGFTLLAIAVKALQPLLQKRMYDWFFDRFSLVSLPTQLLFWIGVLRRTNEYGLTEPRVYLLVCGGLMTLCVLLFLSRRTGRYLYVGLAGFVCFAALAYLPVLEPQRIATGSQVRRAVRVAKQLNMLDGEGRLQLDAFVPDTLLRRDYRRLYEALDYVADHDTLAFARFGVELGKVREAVPDVFRDYVVYGYDYRTDDNWVSVYPDGVRRIDLAPGYRVLYANLSYNRYDQGRIPYYRFEDDTLRIDFGTDRPEFVISAPALLQRQLRRAGKGDYPLPSELENAANGLLTYSDEELLILFFSMSIERRDSALRLDDVDISAIMAR from the coding sequence ATGAAAGCGAAACTCGGACATTACGTGCAGTGGCTTCGGGAGGGGTTCCTGCAAATGCTGCGCCTGCACCCTGTGGAGGCGGGATTGATTGCCCTCGGATGTATCGGCTGCCTCGTCGCCTACGAGACGGACAGCGACGACACCCTGGTCAGGCTGGCGCTCGTGCCGCTGGCCTTCGCTGTTGCGCTGGCCTTCAATAACCTTGCGGGGCTGGGGCCGTGGCGGAAAGTCTACTGGGTATGCTGGGCGCCTTTCGTGCCGTTCGCGCTCTGGGGAGGTCTGGAAGAGTGGCTCGCCAGCGAGCCGTCGTTCATCACCTTCGGCATCCTGGCGCCCTTGGCGCTGCTGCTCTGTCGCCGTGCCGTGTGCAACAAGCGGTTCGTCGACGACATCATGGTGTGGCTGCGTTCGGGCATCCTCGCTGCGCTCTTCGCCAATGTAGCGCTGGGGTTGTTCTCCGCTATCCTCTTCTCCACGACCTATATCTTCGGGCTCGAAGGGAGTTGGATCGAGCATGTCTGGATCTATGCGCTGATCCTTTTCGAGACCTTCGCCGGCCCGGTGCTTTTCCTGATGATGTACGACCGTTGGGCCGGTGCCGAATGCCGCGGCACTCGCATCCTCGACGTATTGCTGAACTATATCGTGACGCCCGCACTGCTGATCTACACCGCCATACTCTGCCTTTACATGGTCAAGATCCTCGTTACGTGGTCTTTGCCCGAGGGCGGGGTGGCCTATCTGGTATTCGGGTTCACACTGCTGGCTATTGCGGTCAAGGCATTGCAGCCGTTGTTGCAGAAACGCATGTACGACTGGTTCTTCGACCGTTTCAGCCTGGTGTCGTTGCCTACGCAGCTGCTGTTCTGGATCGGCGTCCTGCGTCGTACGAACGAATACGGGCTTACCGAACCGCGCGTATACCTGCTTGTCTGCGGCGGGCTGATGACGCTCTGCGTGCTGTTGTTCCTCTCGCGCCGTACCGGGCGCTACCTGTACGTCGGCCTGGCGGGGTTCGTCTGCTTTGCGGCTCTGGCCTACCTGCCTGTGCTCGAACCGCAACGCATAGCGACCGGCTCGCAGGTGCGCCGTGCCGTCCGTGTGGCAAAACAGCTTAACATGCTCGACGGCGAGGGCCGGCTGCAACTGGACGCCTTTGTCCCCGACACCCTGCTGCGCCGGGATTACCGCCGCCTTTACGAGGCGCTCGACTACGTTGCCGACCATGATACGCTGGCCTTCGCCCGGTTCGGGGTGGAGCTCGGCAAAGTCCGCGAGGCAGTGCCGGATGTGTTCCGCGATTATGTGGTCTACGGCTACGATTACCGTACCGATGACAACTGGGTGTCGGTGTACCCGGACGGTGTGCGACGCATCGACCTTGCCCCAGGGTATCGGGTGCTGTATGCCAACCTTTCGTACAATCGTTATGACCAGGGCCGTATCCCGTATTACCGATTCGAGGATGATACGCTGCGGATCGACTTCGGCACGGATCGCCCCGAATTCGTAATTTCCGCACCCGCCCTGTTGCAGCGGCAACTGCGGCGTGCGGGCAAGGGGGATTATCCCCTGCCCTCTGAGCTGGAGAACGCTGCCAATGGACTCCTGACCTATTCGGATGAAGAGTTGTTG
- the rlmB gene encoding 23S rRNA (guanosine(2251)-2'-O)-methyltransferase RlmB translates to MDNIIFGIRPVAEAIEAGRQIEKLYIRKGAEGQLMTELKDLCIRHRVRMQEVPVEKLNRLTRGNHQGVVAQISAIEYVELADILERVPEDETPLVVIFDGVTDVRNFGAIARSAECAGAHGLVTPLKNSAPVNAEAIRSSAGALTTIPVCRVGSIRNTIKQLQTEGFQIVAATEKSRKLLYDADFRKPTALVMGAEDTGISKEVLKLCDEQLAIPLIGHIESLNVSAAAAVMLFEVVRQRIGQ, encoded by the coding sequence ATGGACAACATTATTTTCGGGATACGTCCCGTGGCCGAAGCCATCGAGGCTGGACGCCAGATCGAGAAACTTTACATCCGCAAAGGTGCCGAAGGACAGCTGATGACGGAGCTGAAAGACCTCTGCATCCGTCACCGCGTGCGGATGCAGGAGGTGCCGGTCGAAAAGCTCAACCGCCTCACGCGCGGCAACCACCAGGGCGTCGTGGCGCAGATTTCGGCCATCGAATATGTCGAGTTGGCCGACATCCTGGAACGGGTGCCCGAGGACGAGACGCCGCTGGTGGTGATCTTCGACGGGGTGACCGACGTCCGCAATTTCGGCGCCATCGCCCGCTCGGCCGAGTGCGCCGGGGCGCACGGCCTGGTGACGCCGCTGAAGAACTCGGCCCCCGTGAATGCCGAGGCGATCCGCTCGTCGGCCGGGGCGCTGACGACGATCCCGGTCTGCCGCGTGGGGTCGATCCGCAATACGATCAAGCAGCTCCAGACCGAAGGGTTTCAGATCGTCGCCGCGACCGAGAAGAGCCGCAAACTGCTCTACGATGCCGATTTCCGCAAGCCTACGGCCCTGGTGATGGGCGCCGAGGATACGGGCATCTCGAAGGAGGTCCTCAAACTCTGCGACGAACAGCTGGCAATCCCCCTGATCGGGCATATCGAATCGCTGAACGTCTCGGCCGCAGCGGCCGTGATGCTTTTCGAGGTCGTGCGCCAGCGTATCGGACAATAA
- the abc-f gene encoding ribosomal protection-like ABC-F family protein codes for MISLDNLTVSYGGWTLFDNISFLINPKDRIGLVGRNGAGKTTLLRIITGEQQPTSGSVTLNGDCTIGYLPQTMRVADTTTLVEETAKAFEEVLRLEAEIEHLTREIAERTDYESDGYAQLLHRLNDAQDHYHILGGETRDADIEKTLLGLGFKREDFGRPTSEFSGGWRMRIELAKLLLRRPSIFLLDEPTNHLDIESIQWLEDYLKNYSGAVLLISHDRAFLDNVTNRTVELSLGKATDYKVSYSKYVVLRAERRAQQMAAYENQQRMIEKTEEFIEKFRYKPTKSNQVQSRIKQLERLERLEVEEEDLATLNIKFPPAPRSGQIVAEINEAGMSFGAKHVFSGANFIIGKGDKIALVGRNGEGKTTLARMLVGQLTPTEGSVRLGANVNIGYYAQNQDDLMDGEFTVYDTLDRVAVGDIRTRLRDILGAFLFRGEDIDKKVKVLSGGERARLAMARMMLEPRNLLVLDEPTNHMDMRSKDILKNAIMKYDGTVVVVSHDREFLDGMVQKVYEFRDGGVKEYLGGIYYFLEKRKLESLREIERREAPQKPAVQAAPNPGAAVSGKLTYEQRKEQEKQLRKLRRAVEGIEAELAAIEKQIAAYDAKFAVATTYDEADYKAYNDLKARYDHQMHEWEKASYELELTEEQ; via the coding sequence ATGATATCTCTTGACAATCTTACTGTAAGTTACGGGGGCTGGACGCTCTTCGACAACATATCGTTCCTGATAAACCCCAAAGACCGCATCGGCCTCGTCGGCCGGAACGGGGCGGGCAAAACCACGCTGCTGCGCATCATTACGGGCGAGCAGCAACCGACCTCGGGCAGCGTGACCCTGAACGGCGACTGTACGATCGGCTACCTGCCGCAGACCATGCGTGTGGCCGATACGACGACGCTCGTCGAGGAGACCGCCAAGGCGTTCGAGGAGGTGCTGCGCCTCGAGGCCGAGATCGAGCACCTGACGCGCGAGATCGCGGAGCGTACCGACTACGAAAGCGACGGTTATGCGCAGCTGTTGCACCGCCTGAACGATGCGCAGGATCACTACCATATCCTCGGCGGCGAGACCCGCGATGCGGATATCGAAAAGACGCTGCTGGGGCTCGGGTTCAAACGCGAGGATTTCGGACGTCCGACGAGCGAATTCTCGGGCGGCTGGCGCATGCGTATCGAGCTGGCGAAACTGCTGTTGCGCCGTCCCTCGATCTTCCTGCTCGATGAGCCGACGAACCACCTCGACATCGAGTCGATCCAGTGGCTCGAGGATTACCTGAAGAATTACAGCGGCGCCGTGCTGCTGATTTCGCACGACCGCGCTTTCCTCGACAACGTCACCAACCGCACGGTCGAGCTTTCGCTGGGCAAAGCGACCGATTACAAGGTTTCCTATTCGAAATATGTCGTGCTGCGCGCCGAACGCCGGGCACAGCAGATGGCTGCCTATGAAAACCAGCAGCGCATGATCGAAAAGACCGAGGAATTCATCGAGAAGTTCCGCTACAAACCCACCAAGTCGAACCAGGTGCAGTCGCGCATCAAGCAACTCGAACGCCTCGAACGGCTCGAGGTCGAGGAGGAAGACTTGGCGACGCTCAATATCAAGTTCCCGCCCGCACCCCGCTCGGGACAGATCGTGGCCGAGATCAACGAAGCCGGGATGTCGTTCGGGGCGAAGCATGTCTTCAGCGGCGCGAATTTCATCATCGGAAAGGGCGACAAGATCGCCCTCGTCGGCCGTAACGGCGAAGGCAAGACCACGCTGGCGCGTATGCTCGTCGGGCAGCTGACGCCGACCGAAGGTTCGGTGCGGCTCGGTGCCAACGTCAATATCGGCTACTATGCCCAGAACCAGGACGACCTGATGGACGGCGAATTCACCGTCTACGATACGCTCGACCGCGTGGCCGTGGGGGACATCCGTACCCGCCTGCGCGATATCCTCGGGGCGTTCCTGTTCCGCGGCGAGGATATCGACAAAAAGGTCAAGGTGCTTTCGGGCGGCGAGCGGGCACGTCTGGCCATGGCCCGCATGATGCTCGAACCGCGCAACCTGCTGGTACTGGACGAGCCGACCAACCACATGGACATGCGTTCGAAGGACATCCTCAAGAATGCCATCATGAAGTACGACGGCACGGTCGTCGTCGTGTCGCACGACCGCGAATTCCTCGACGGCATGGTGCAGAAGGTCTACGAGTTCCGCGACGGCGGGGTGAAGGAGTATCTCGGAGGGATCTACTATTTCCTCGAAAAGCGGAAGCTGGAGTCGCTCCGGGAGATCGAACGCAGGGAGGCCCCGCAGAAACCCGCCGTGCAGGCAGCCCCGAACCCCGGGGCCGCCGTTTCTGGCAAACTCACCTACGAGCAGCGCAAGGAGCAGGAGAAACAGCTGCGCAAGCTGCGCCGGGCGGTCGAGGGAATCGAGGCGGAACTTGCCGCGATCGAAAAACAGATCGCCGCCTACGATGCGAAATTCGCTGTGGCGACCACCTACGACGAAGCCGACTACAAGGCCTACAACGACCTGAAAGCCCGTTACGACCACCAGATGCACGAGTGGGAGAAGGCATCGTACGAACTCGAATTAACCGAGGAACAGTGA
- a CDS encoding HD domain-containing protein: MEKLERYLRFIREAERLKDVLRTAHTSTGRHESTAEHSWRLALLAAVLTGERPRLDMQRVLLMCLVHDLGEAYDGDIPAVAQMADGTKEASELVAIDKLTRMLPPAAGTAIRKIWEEYEACQTPEARWVKALDKAETIIQHNQGANPADFDYAFNLTYGSGYFRDDDLLRDLRRLLDDETRRHIVP; this comes from the coding sequence ATGGAGAAGTTGGAACGCTACCTGCGGTTCATCCGCGAGGCCGAACGGCTGAAAGACGTCCTGCGCACGGCACACACCTCGACCGGGAGGCACGAAAGCACGGCCGAGCACTCTTGGCGGCTGGCCCTGCTGGCCGCCGTCCTCACCGGCGAACGCCCCCGGCTGGACATGCAACGGGTATTGTTGATGTGCCTCGTCCACGACCTCGGCGAAGCGTACGACGGGGATATCCCGGCCGTGGCACAGATGGCCGACGGCACCAAGGAGGCTTCGGAGCTGGTCGCAATCGACAAACTGACGCGCATGCTCCCGCCCGCGGCCGGAACGGCAATCCGGAAGATATGGGAGGAATACGAAGCATGCCAGACGCCCGAGGCGCGGTGGGTGAAAGCCCTCGACAAAGCCGAGACCATCATCCAGCATAACCAAGGTGCCAATCCCGCCGATTTCGATTACGCGTTCAACCTGACCTACGGCTCCGGCTATTTCCGCGACGACGACCTGCTGCGCGACCTGCGCCGCCTGCTGGACGACGAGACCCGACGGCACATCGTCCCCTAA
- the rpe gene encoding ribulose-phosphate 3-epimerase translates to MNRIVAPSMLSADFGHLERDTQMVDRSAAEWVHIDVMDGVFVPNISFGFPVLKAIRKVTAKCLDVHLMIVEPERYVARFAEAGADIVTFHYEATYDPRGCIEMIRKAGAKAGVSIKPATSVEVLRDILPLVDLVLVMSVEPGFGGQSFIPASTGKIRALRAMARELGLQTIIEVDGGISSHNSREVYEAGADVLVAGNAVFGAEDPQAEIVRMLNA, encoded by the coding sequence ATGAACAGAATCGTAGCACCTTCGATGCTTTCGGCCGATTTCGGCCACCTGGAACGCGACACGCAGATGGTCGACCGCAGTGCGGCCGAGTGGGTACATATCGACGTGATGGACGGCGTGTTCGTCCCCAATATCTCCTTCGGGTTTCCGGTGCTGAAGGCCATCCGCAAGGTGACCGCAAAGTGCCTCGACGTGCACCTGATGATCGTCGAGCCGGAGCGTTACGTAGCGCGTTTCGCCGAGGCGGGCGCCGACATCGTGACCTTCCATTACGAAGCCACGTACGATCCCAGGGGGTGCATAGAAATGATCCGCAAGGCCGGTGCGAAGGCCGGGGTGTCGATCAAGCCGGCGACTTCGGTCGAGGTGCTGCGCGATATCCTCCCGCTGGTCGACCTGGTGCTGGTGATGAGCGTCGAACCCGGTTTCGGCGGGCAGTCGTTCATCCCGGCTTCGACCGGGAAGATCCGGGCTCTGCGGGCCATGGCCCGGGAGTTGGGGTTGCAGACCATCATCGAGGTCGACGGCGGCATCTCGTCGCACAACTCCCGCGAGGTCTACGAGGCAGGGGCCGACGTGCTGGTTGCCGGGAATGCCGTTTTCGGCGCCGAAGACCCGCAGGCCGAGATCGTGCGGATGCTCAACGCCTGA
- a CDS encoding ATP-binding cassette domain-containing protein — protein MESITLQRVLPCVFAGEAAPRDSGVWSQEVTFRKGEYCLLEAASGTGKTSLCHFLYGIREDYTGKILFDGVDCRGFSAAAWSGLRRRSLSMLFQDLRLFGELTVAENIGLKNELTHFKTQEQIGRMLEAAGIADKRDAPVEKLSFGQQQRVAFIRCMCQPFDFILLDEPVSHLDAANGELLSGMLLEEAQAQGAGIVVTSVGSRLGLPYHKTLTL, from the coding sequence ATGGAATCGATAACTTTGCAACGGGTGCTGCCCTGCGTGTTCGCGGGGGAGGCAGCCCCGCGGGATTCGGGGGTCTGGTCGCAGGAGGTAACCTTCCGCAAGGGGGAGTACTGCCTGCTCGAGGCGGCTTCGGGGACGGGAAAAACTTCGCTGTGCCACTTCCTCTACGGCATCCGGGAGGATTACACGGGGAAGATACTCTTCGACGGGGTGGATTGCCGCGGCTTTTCCGCCGCGGCGTGGAGCGGCCTGCGCCGCAGGTCGCTGAGTATGCTTTTCCAGGATCTGCGTCTTTTCGGCGAATTGACCGTCGCGGAGAATATCGGCCTGAAAAACGAGCTCACGCATTTCAAGACGCAGGAGCAGATCGGGCGAATGCTCGAGGCTGCGGGTATCGCCGATAAACGGGATGCCCCGGTCGAAAAGCTCTCCTTCGGACAGCAGCAGCGCGTGGCCTTCATTCGCTGCATGTGCCAGCCGTTCGATTTCATCCTGCTCGACGAGCCCGTCAGCCACCTCGATGCCGCTAACGGGGAATTGCTCTCCGGGATGTTGCTGGAAGAGGCGCAGGCGCAGGGGGCGGGCATCGTCGTCACCTCGGTGGGCAGCCGGCTCGGGCTTCCCTACCATAAAACCCTTACGCTATGA
- a CDS encoding DUF4836 family protein — MKKTLRSLKLACLAAVSMLVVSCGGGADYRNLLPADSFMTMSVNPASLLQKSDAGDIGQHPLFIRLKAELDKAEGITAEEKEYLLALLKNPCESGVDLKKDLFFFMSMDGAMQSPNVRGGMLLPVGDKAKLDALLARIGEKSGIAPRHEGGISVIALGEDSSVSGLCAYNDVAVMLYFAQGSPESAIDAVKKLFAQKCGESLMGDKVVADQLSEKNDINMVMVYSALASMLDSNPMVGSMPMMDALKGATLASSVNFEKGRIVCDAAMSYKDKESEQKMMDFYAYVKPQTGALLRYVPRNTIGAMAYGLDGEKMYSVFSAMPGYGMLMANPMVKQVMDAFSGDCVISFSGITPDRYPVASLLAQVKDPAVLQTIVSNLSGMPIQKAGEGEYTISMGGVTVMFGVKGDVLYCTTDAVVKSALDGADIESLASMSKIFKGQSGSFYVDFEGVNALTAQLVDGNVAPQVEAALSVLAMFEDLEAYGTMKGGTAVVNMTDKEQNSFKTICDKIGELIRLYVPEANL, encoded by the coding sequence ATGAAAAAAACGCTACGATCCTTGAAGCTGGCCTGCCTTGCAGCGGTGTCCATGCTGGTTGTTTCCTGCGGCGGAGGTGCCGATTACCGCAACCTCCTGCCTGCCGATTCCTTTATGACGATGTCGGTCAATCCCGCTTCGCTTCTGCAGAAGAGCGATGCCGGCGACATCGGGCAGCATCCGCTCTTCATCCGGCTCAAGGCCGAGCTCGACAAAGCCGAGGGCATCACCGCCGAGGAGAAGGAATACCTGCTCGCCCTGCTGAAGAACCCCTGCGAATCGGGTGTCGACCTGAAAAAAGACCTGTTCTTCTTCATGTCGATGGATGGCGCGATGCAGTCCCCGAATGTCCGGGGCGGTATGCTGCTGCCCGTCGGCGACAAGGCGAAACTGGACGCCCTGCTTGCACGCATCGGCGAGAAAAGCGGCATTGCACCCCGGCACGAGGGCGGCATCTCGGTCATCGCATTGGGCGAGGACAGCTCCGTGAGCGGTTTGTGCGCCTACAACGATGTGGCTGTCATGCTCTATTTCGCGCAGGGGTCGCCGGAAAGCGCAATCGATGCCGTTAAGAAACTCTTTGCCCAGAAGTGCGGCGAGAGCCTGATGGGTGACAAGGTCGTTGCCGACCAGCTCTCCGAGAAGAACGACATCAACATGGTGATGGTCTATTCGGCGCTGGCGTCGATGCTGGACAGCAACCCGATGGTGGGTTCGATGCCGATGATGGATGCCCTCAAGGGTGCCACGCTGGCAAGTTCCGTCAATTTCGAGAAGGGCCGGATCGTTTGCGATGCCGCCATGTCGTACAAGGACAAGGAGAGCGAGCAGAAAATGATGGATTTTTACGCCTATGTGAAACCCCAGACGGGAGCCCTGTTGCGCTACGTGCCCCGGAATACGATCGGTGCGATGGCCTACGGCCTCGACGGCGAGAAGATGTATTCGGTGTTCTCCGCAATGCCCGGTTACGGTATGCTGATGGCCAACCCGATGGTCAAGCAGGTGATGGATGCCTTCAGCGGCGACTGCGTGATTTCGTTCTCGGGAATTACTCCCGACCGGTATCCCGTGGCATCGCTGCTGGCCCAGGTGAAGGATCCCGCCGTGTTGCAGACGATTGTCTCCAACCTCTCCGGCATGCCCATCCAGAAGGCGGGCGAAGGCGAGTATACGATCAGCATGGGCGGCGTCACGGTGATGTTCGGCGTGAAGGGCGACGTGCTCTACTGTACGACCGATGCGGTTGTGAAATCGGCGCTCGACGGTGCGGATATCGAATCGCTGGCTTCGATGAGCAAGATATTCAAGGGCCAGTCGGGAAGCTTCTACGTCGATTTCGAGGGTGTGAACGCGCTGACCGCACAGCTTGTCGACGGGAATGTCGCCCCGCAGGTCGAGGCCGCGCTCTCCGTGCTGGCCATGTTCGAAGACCTGGAAGCCTATGGTACGATGAAGGGCGGAACTGCCGTAGTCAATATGACGGACAAGGAGCAGAACTCCTTTAAGACCATCTGCGACAAAATCGGCGAGCTGATCCGCCTGTACGTGCCGGAGGCAAATCTGTAA
- the rmuC gene encoding DNA recombination protein RmuC: protein MTPTTLFILATTCSLAVPVALFLVLWRRDARRLAADNQASEARERDASSRLAVAEARLAAAEQALSAEKELRQRYEGQVQALTEQRTRTEAELAALRASSQTEIASLRAKNAEDRAAEKAEREKLEETFRAQFRNLATEILGEQSKHFKETNKESLDVLLKPFRDNIAEFRKRVEDIYTTQTAQRGELKAELKNLMELNRRITTETTNLTNALKGNSKVQGDWGEMLLETILDSSALIKGIHYETQYNIKDAEGHNLRPDVVLHLPEKKDIVIDSKVSLTAFVGYTSAETEEERRRYLAAHTASVRQHVNELGRKEYQRLLNSPDFVIMFIPNEPAFLAALQNDAAIWSDAYDKKVIISSPTNLFALLKLVADLWKYNDQDKNTRDIAACGLKLYEQLVAFTGSLEGVGTALDKARDAYDDAYKRLCTGNDNIIRVGERLRRTARLQTKKQHSARTLEAAGEDDLPGIPATEAGGGNPVPGAGGEE, encoded by the coding sequence ATGACTCCTACCACCCTTTTCATATTGGCCACTACATGCAGCCTGGCAGTGCCCGTCGCACTGTTCCTCGTACTGTGGCGCCGGGACGCCCGACGGCTTGCCGCTGATAACCAAGCCTCCGAAGCCCGCGAGCGCGATGCCTCTTCGCGGCTGGCGGTGGCCGAAGCCCGGCTGGCCGCCGCGGAACAGGCCTTGTCCGCGGAAAAAGAGCTGCGGCAGCGCTACGAAGGACAGGTGCAGGCGCTGACCGAGCAGCGGACACGCACCGAAGCGGAACTGGCGGCACTCCGCGCCTCGTCACAGACCGAGATCGCATCGCTGCGCGCGAAGAACGCCGAGGATCGCGCGGCCGAAAAAGCCGAGCGCGAAAAACTGGAGGAGACCTTCCGGGCCCAGTTCCGCAACCTTGCGACCGAGATACTGGGCGAGCAGTCCAAACATTTCAAGGAGACCAACAAAGAATCGCTCGACGTGCTGCTCAAACCCTTCCGCGACAACATCGCCGAATTCCGAAAGCGCGTCGAGGACATCTACACCACCCAGACGGCACAGCGCGGCGAACTGAAGGCCGAGCTGAAAAACCTGATGGAACTCAACCGGCGCATCACGACCGAGACCACGAACCTGACGAACGCACTGAAAGGCAATTCGAAAGTGCAGGGCGACTGGGGCGAAATGCTGCTGGAAACGATCCTGGACAGTTCGGCGCTCATCAAGGGCATCCACTACGAAACGCAATACAACATCAAGGACGCCGAGGGACACAACCTGCGACCCGACGTCGTGCTGCACCTGCCCGAGAAGAAAGACATCGTCATCGACTCGAAAGTTTCGCTCACGGCTTTCGTAGGCTACACCTCGGCCGAAACCGAAGAGGAGCGCCGCCGCTACCTCGCTGCCCACACGGCCTCCGTCCGCCAGCACGTCAATGAACTGGGACGCAAGGAGTACCAGCGCCTGCTCAACTCGCCCGACTTCGTCATCATGTTCATCCCCAACGAGCCGGCCTTCCTCGCCGCATTGCAGAACGACGCGGCCATCTGGTCGGACGCCTACGACAAGAAGGTCATCATCTCGTCGCCGACGAACCTTTTCGCCCTGCTCAAATTGGTCGCCGACCTGTGGAAATACAACGACCAGGACAAGAACACCAGGGACATCGCCGCATGCGGGCTGAAACTCTACGAACAGCTGGTGGCCTTCACCGGTTCGCTCGAAGGGGTCGGCACGGCGCTGGACAAGGCACGCGACGCCTATGACGACGCCTACAAACGGCTCTGCACGGGCAACGATAACATCATCCGCGTCGGGGAACGGCTGCGCAGGACGGCACGCCTGCAAACCAAGAAACAGCACTCCGCGCGCACGCTCGAAGCCGCCGGGGAGGACGACCTCCCAGGCATCCCCGCCACCGAAGCCGGGGGCGGGAATCCGGTTCCCGGAGCCGGAGGCGAAGAATAA